ttcttaagctTTCGATTTTGTCAAATGAAGCTTAAAATTCAAGTATCAGTTCTTATGGTTCTAGCCATTATAAATCTTATgtaaacataagagctaaaaaCAGACTGGTGTGTGGAGAATGATTATTTGGGCTCAAGTTTTGTCTaagaaacataaatttaattataactcttagtaattatttaatccaagctgtttttcttcaaatattttgtacTGTGTTTagccagaaaacaaaatacagatgAACTCTTTCTCTTTGTAAGGTGACTGTATTATAAACAAGGCTAAAGTAGCAAGGCTAAACTTTTAGTGCAGATAATAAAATTTGAATAGTACAAGAATACTCTTTAGGTAATATCTACAGAATAAGATCTCTAAATGTTTTTGTATCAGGTGGAAATGCCATCTAAAGTAATATTaacaacataaatgtatatatgtgcatacataaatatataatacacacttATACGTATGGGGAAgggagaggtgtgtgtgtgtgtaagggaaTGAAGAGAATGAATGAGAATGGGTACAAATCAAAGCAACCTTTTCTTGGGTTATTTCAACTATAAAGATGTATCTCAACTTCTAAAGAAATTCCTGGTTTGTATTTAAATGCACTTTAAAAAGACCGTTAACACTCAAATTTAGTTGACAGGCTACAATGGGATTCAGAAAAGGACACAGTGAATATAGACTTAGGTGCAAGTTCATgctggtgatttttcttttttaaaatgtaagccactaatattttaagacaaaaatttaaaCCAAAAATTGCATATTAATATTATACACAAACTGAAACATAAGTGACTTTTAGCACAGTGTATACATGCTTACataaactcaaacacatttaaaacAATTTCCATTTAACATATGAAAGTTTTGAAATACATAAAAGCATTAATACTTTCTATAAAACTACAGTTAGAACATCAATTTGCTACAAGCATAAAAAAACATCAAGTGCTTTCTTGGAGTTTCAAGTTTCCTCTCTAAAACACAATCTTGCTCACATATATAGTCCTTTTCCAATAATcagtattaactttttttttctcaagaggtTTATTTTCCAGGTACATTATAAGCTCAAGAAAAAAGACCCAACAATTATGCAATATAATTGTGTCATAACAACTTAATTGCACATAATGCTTTAAAGTAGGTTTGGATGAAGTTCTCAAACACTTTGGTATATGATCTTCAGGGACTTTaattagaaacaacagaaattataagtCCCTTCAATCCCCATTTTGCTTTAAAAGGGACAAGTCTTTGGTTAAAGTTCTACATTTTcggcatttatttttaattaagatggTCCCCAAACCAATAAATGGTACTGATCTATTACAAATTCACAAGACTTCATTTAACCTGCTTCTGATGCAGTGGGAGGTTACAGATACTCATTTACTATAATATGTCATTGGATAGTTTCAATCTTTCATTTATAAGCAGAGAAATCAATAGGTTTATTACTTCTCTGTCAGTTTTCTGTTATAACCTAAACTGTACAGTAATTTGCAGTAACTACAGATACTGTTCCACAGTATATATAATTATGACTGATAAGATGTAGAGCATTAAATTTAGAGTTAGCTTATTCTGATAAGTCAATATTAGACTGTTCAGTAACTCTGCATTAACTATAGAAAGGTTGTTAGTTAATGCTTAtttaaaaaccccaaaccatTGCATTTACAAGAGAAATTGTTGCAAATGTATAAAACAGCAGATATACAAGGAGAACACCAAACATACTTTATTAGCACAAAAAAAGCAGCCATAACAAGGCACAGCAAGCAGAAACATACATTAGCAGTCAAAAGGTTAGTGTTGCATACAAATATAGCTTTCCTTTTTTGTAGCCTTGGCAATAGCCATAGGGATGTAAAATAACATTCTGTAGCAGCAGGTAAGGAAACTATGGAGCACTCACCAGTGGTACAGAGCACATTAACGAAAAGACACGAGAGTGGATTCGGCTACTTTAGTGCAAAATGTCTAGGACAGAACTGTAAATTCAGTTCAGTTACTAAGAAGCAAACACTAGAACTTGATATAACTTCCAAAAGCGCTCACTCAAGTAGTAGTACATATTATTCTAAGTGACAAAAAGGTGCTAAGTTATTTACAGATATAATGGTTGTACAGTACCTTTTAAATCTGCAATTTAGGTTTCAGATTTTCCATTAAGAATTAACTGCACTGAAATTCTATAAATTATACTTAAGCAATTCAGTTATGAGAGTTtacaaaaaagagataaattcTGCCATccaaattattaattatagttcAACAATAATTTCAACATCAGCAACCACTGTAGTTACTATTATCTGACTTGTTTGGGCGTCTTCTAGTCTCACGTACTTCACGGTTCACAAAATCATCCTGGGCATAGGAACAGATCCAACTTTTATGAAACAACAATTAGACTGCacatcaacttaaaaaaaaatcacacgcAAGACTACATTGCAGCAGCTATTCCAAACGCCTGTTTTAAGTTAAagcactcatttaaaaaattaatacctAGGCCTTTCAATAAAATTCTACTACTAGCTTTGTAAGTCTGAAATTTTAAGAATGCCTATTTAGAAAATCTGGTTTACTTAACAGTACCTTTTGCAGAAGAGAAAAGGCGTCTGATTATAAACTACATCAACACGTAAGTGAACTGCACTATGCCCTTGTGGCCagaaaattgcatttttttctaaaaggaaggcagtcttttattctttttggacTTCCAAAGCTTGATTTATAGTAACTACAAACATCACGACTTTTGGAAGGTTATagaaaaactcttagaaaaaataatttcaaacattaGTCACACTGTTGAAATACTCATCCAATATTAATAATTTGTTCTTCAGTAAGAAATAGAATTCTTCATAACAAATGCCCCAGAGTTGCCTCACTCAAATACTACAGCCATTAAAAACCAAACTGTTAGCGAAATAGGCAAAATGTTTTTGTAGTCTTACTGAACACCTGTAGCTCTATCCTCTATTGTTCCAATAGGCACCATGTTTATCTGAATAAGTAACAGCAGGTAGCATCTGACAGATACTAACACTAAGCTTACATACTGTATGAAAAAGCCTAACACTGCTACGTGTGCTTGCTATAGGTGTACTGTCTGATGCACATGAAAGCGGACCTAGTTAACACCCTTTGGGGACCGGAGAGTTTACTTTGCCTTGACTGGTTCTCGTTCCAACCAGCGAACTCTAACTTTTTGTTTATAAtgatactcttttaaaaaatcctgtaACATTGAGGGTAGAGGGAGCCCATCAATTCCATCATACGTAGTGCACCTGCAGATTACCGCGCGACAGATATACTGCAGGCTAAAAGGGAAAGTCCTATTTAGTGATATAGTAAGCAATGGTTCAAAAAACATGCACGAACTGGGATCTTTATAATGTTCTAAAAGTCCCGTTACAGTGGAGGAGTGAAATACACACGGGTCATGGGCGTCGAAACTAAAGTTGTGATTCCACTGCTCAATTCGGGCATGCAGGGATCTGTTGTAGCGGCGGAAGCTCACAGAGAAGAGGTAGTCCTCTTGCGCAGAGTCCCTGAGCAAAAACGTGCCTTCAGGTTTCCCTTCGAGAAGGGCTTCTGCTTCATAACGGTCCATTACTCCCCAGTAACAGGGATTCCCTGTAATTTGAAGCAAATCAGGCACGAGGCAGTGTATGTAATCAATCTGTGTGTGGACTTTCCAAGCTCCCTGTCTGCTAACATGGGTATGGCTGTCTCCAGATATCTGACGCTGCTTCTGCCTCCGTGACTGCAAACACAGGGTGGTTGTATCCTCTTCCGAGTCACAATTAGCTTGTGGAATTGCAGAACTGTCCCCACTTATTTCAGTCATTCCAGGAGCTAACTTTGGTCCCAGTTTATATAATGGATTAACCTGTGCAGTAGCTTCAAATGTATGTATTTGTGCATTGGGAGGGGGATCAACCCCTTCTTCAATACTAAGCCGCCTCCTCTCTCTAAGCCTATCTTCTTCATCTTCTGTAGAAACCAAAGATGGATCAAATGTATCAAAAAATGTTGAATGTGGGCTCACAGGAGCTGTATGCTGTTTAATCAAATGCCATTTTTGGGCTAAATCTGAGCCAGCAGGAAAAGGGCATTTCTCAAGCATTAATTCAGAGagatggatttttcttttattggaaaAGAGAGGCTTTGACTGCTTGCTGTAAGTTCTCATGGGAAAACACAAGCCCACAGTatcctgcaacctctgtcttaGAGAGCGACTTCCTACAGTTCTGCTGGAAACACTGTCCATGTCGTGTACAGAACTTACGCCGTAGCGCCTCTCTCTCCTTTGAAGTCCACTTCGAGTTCTACCAAACTTTTTATCAGCATCCAATGAACTCTGGGTCTTTGTAGAACAGGAATGTTTTTTCTTCCCACCCCATGGAGCATGTCGAGAGTAGGAATCTCTTCGTGCAAGTCTTGTTCCTGGGGTAACACAAGAATCATTATCCTTTTCGATGCTTATTTCAACAATTTGAGGGATTTCTGTGGCACAATTTTGATTTCTCCTTGAAGAATTCTTTGAAGGGCTTAATCCCAGTTGTAAGGCAATATTTTCTCTTAAGGGACTGCTTTGTTGCTGAGGAGTTGAGTCTCCTATGCTGATGTTTTTCTCTTTGACAGACAAACATCTGTTGGAGTTCATGTCCACATTTTCACTACGGCTTCCTCCCTCACGACCGAAGAGATTCTGACACCTGTATTTGAAGTTATTCCACATTTTTCCCACTTTATCCATTGATTATAAAATCTAAAGACAAaacagcaaaaagagaaaaataaattaatcaaagTAGCATGTGAAGGTAGCTAAGGCAGTGCTCACACCCCTTCCCGTCCAGAATTTCAGTGATACTGGCCAAGCGTTCACCTACACTGCCCTGCTGAAGTGATGAGGCCGTGTGTTCTGTTGGGCAGCAGGAAGGCCACCGGGCCTTTTAGGCACTGACCTTGTTCAAGCCAGTCATTACTTCCCAAGTCCTTTCAGGTAGAATATTCTGAACTCAGGTGAAAGGAAATAAACGCTCTTAAACTCTGGTTTCTTTTTCCCGTGCTTCAACCTGTCTCCTTAATTTGAATATTACAAAGGCAAAATATGTTCCATATTGTTGAAACACATTTGTATTCAACTTTTCAAAAGTTGTAACTAGAACATTTGTGTAACACATTAAAATTAGTTCAAAAACCTTTCATTAGTAGCAATCTTCCCAATTTTACTTAACTGGTTCCTTGCAATTCTAAGGTTTACAGGTTCATCACTTGTAAAAAACCCATATCTTCCCTCCCACCCTATAATGTATCAAATTTATCCATGATATTGAAGAAGCAGTTtgagtagaaaagaaagaaaaagaatgtaataTTTAGGAAAGgtgtccttttttcctttttcttttttttttgagatggagtctcactctgttgttcatgctggagtgcaatggtgagatcttggctcactgcaacctccacatcccaggttcaaatgatcctcctgcctcagcctccaagtagctgggattacaggcgtgtaccaccacgcccggctaatttttgtatttttagtagagacggggtttcaccatgctggtcaggttggtttcaaactcctgacctcaggtgatccactgccctcggcctcccaaagtcctgggattacaggtgtgagccaccacgcccggccaggaaaGGTGTCTTTAAACTTCCCAATTCTTTAATCCTGGAAGAGTTGGGAAATTGTAATAAAGTAATAGAGAAAGGCTATGATACTGTACTACtcgcaaaaacaaaaaccaaaaacatacaaTTTGGCATCTTTATTcttgttccttaaaaaaaaatctaaagcagTGTATGATACTTTACAAATAAATTCTTTTAAGACTACAGTATCAACAGGCACACTGTCTAGTTCAGTAACTAGAAGTCAAcattagaagaaatggaaaaacctaAACTTAAAATTCAATTGGTTTTGTCACATTATGATAGCAGAAAACTTTAGCTGATCTTGCCGTAACTTCAACTAATTATTTTTGTCATAAACGCTTATATTTTCAAGAAGTTAACTAGGAATAAGAGAATAACAGAGAATAAACTTTGTTAGAATGAATTATAGGTCTTCCCATTAGTTTCTCACAGAAAAGGCTCTCGGactaatggaaacacaacacagAAAATTAATGTCCATGATATAAAATGTACTTTCAGATGATTTAATTCTTTATTAAAAGCACACTGTCAGGCACATAGGAAGTTTGCACAGTAGTTGGTATATATTAGAATAAAATGTATTAGACAGAACTGTTAAATCTCAGTAAAGTCTATTTTAGAACACGGCCTCCTCTGTCTTGCAAAAATCTTTCTCGTAAGCATTTTTTATGAGGTTTACGCCATTTGAACTTCACGTGCCTTGTTATCATTTATTCTTCTTCTTAAATTAAGATTTCAGTTCCTTGCCCATAGTCCTGTTAATACAGCCGAATTCCTGCCGTATTCTTGGTGACTCCATTATCTTTGTAGATGTTCTCGTCCAATATCCTAGCCCCTTTCTAGCCTAgtttcttctcatttattttaaagttagtttttatttttacctaattCATATATTTGTAGTTTCAAGGTCAAATGTCACTACAAGACTCTTAACAAAAAACAGCACCACCCAccatgtggctactagaaaatttaaaagtaacatATGTGATTCAGGTTATATTTGTATTGAACATTACTGATGTAGAGCAAGGGCCAGCAAACCAAAGCCTGAAGGCCAAATCTGGCCCGTGGCCTGTTTTTTGAAGGGATCCCAGCTCagaaaaatttttacatttaaacatacacacacgAAGAACATTTGACAGAGACCACATGTagtctgcaaagcctaaaatattttctatctagcCCCTTTCAGAAAAAGTTTACTGACCCTAATCCACCTATTTAAGATAAACCACATCACTCTAGACACTAGAAGAGCCATATTCAAGAAGTCCAAGAATTTAACTCTCTTCTCCGCGTTTATAAATTTTGTAGCTATCTAAAGATACTTCTCTGACAAGCAAATTATAcccaaaaaataacttttaaaaagtgaccTAACCTAAAACCACTCATCTCCTTATATAGGTCTTTATAAGTTGTATGAATTAGTGTGATATGCAGAAAACATTTCTACTTGCCAGGGCACAAAATGCAGTTTCTAACACTGAACCCCCTGGTTCAGTTTCGCAGAGCATGAAATTTAGTTATTTCTCTATTCTTATTCTGGAGCATGTTATCAGACTGCATCTTACTCCATGGAGAAAGATAGTTGATTTTTCTTGACATGTGAAATGTGATGTGGGCAGCTTTAAtattaggaaggaaaaaatacTGACAGTAATTCACAGACTAGTCGACATAACAATCAGGAAGGCATTTCAACTATCTTGGTATTAACAATGTCAGATTCgaagttcttttgtttgttttgttaaatttttagaaatgtttttaagaTAGAGCTGAAACCCTTTGAGATCTAAATTACAACTCTACTACTTTATGGTTTTATATGAAATTAGACAGGGCTAAAAAAAGCGTTAAATTTCAATTGCATTGATTCTAGAATAAAAGTTTATCATCCATTACAATCTCTTACATTTCTACACATGCTTAGCTGTTCTTAAAACTATCCAAAGCAAATTTCTAAAAAGTTATTCTTTCCTCGAaggaataataatttaaaactgattttataaTGCTTTTGGAAGTTAAATAGCTTttgttgaaaaattatatttaactgGATAAGCTACAAATTAGAATTATGGAAAATTAGGTCAAATTCCATCACTACATaagtttacatatataaaaatgaaatagtacAGTCAATGGCCCTTCTTAATGCCAACTAGTATCTATTACAAAAtttacacaaaacaaaataattgaaatagttCCCAGGAGTTTATTTCAATGGGACTTAACCCAtgctttatgagaaataaattaagtTTAACATGTTTAAGAATACATTGAGAGAGAACTATTATACTTACATAATTATAagttatattgttaaaatatacaGTTATAACATAACAGTTATATTCTTAATGCTGAATGCCATAAAGAGGAAGAATGTGACAACTCAAATCCCTCCTCTTCTTCAGTCTATCTAGACTTCTTAGCTGTAACACCTTTCCAATAGAAAGTCCTTCAGTTACAGTAACAAAAATTGGGACAGGTAGGCTGATTAAAAGTATTTCTGTATCAAATTCAGGCACAAGAGGCAGTTTAGGAGACAAGTTTTGATTGATATTT
The genomic region above belongs to Gorilla gorilla gorilla isolate KB3781 chromosome 12, NHGRI_mGorGor1-v2.1_pri, whole genome shotgun sequence and contains:
- the SOCS5 gene encoding suppressor of cytokine signaling 5 is translated as MDKVGKMWNNFKYRCQNLFGREGGSRSENVDMNSNRCLSVKEKNISIGDSTPQQQSSPLRENIALQLGLSPSKNSSRRNQNCATEIPQIVEISIEKDNDSCVTPGTRLARRDSYSRHAPWGGKKKHSCSTKTQSSLDADKKFGRTRSGLQRRERRYGVSSVHDMDSVSSRTVGSRSLRQRLQDTVGLCFPMRTYSKQSKPLFSNKRKIHLSELMLEKCPFPAGSDLAQKWHLIKQHTAPVSPHSTFFDTFDPSLVSTEDEEDRLRERRRLSIEEGVDPPPNAQIHTFEATAQVNPLYKLGPKLAPGMTEISGDSSAIPQANCDSEEDTTTLCLQSRRQKQRQISGDSHTHVSRQGAWKVHTQIDYIHCLVPDLLQITGNPCYWGVMDRYEAEALLEGKPEGTFLLRDSAQEDYLFSVSFRRYNRSLHARIEQWNHNFSFDAHDPCVFHSSTVTGLLEHYKDPSSCMFFEPLLTISLNRTFPFSLQYICRAVICRCTTYDGIDGLPLPSMLQDFLKEYHYKQKVRVRWLEREPVKAK